From Kangiella sp. TOML190, one genomic window encodes:
- a CDS encoding S9 family peptidase, giving the protein MKYLLSILLTTISFIALSADKVTLESFAEKSKFNSFKISPDGKHIAFTYDDDREDQDRLAVMELATKKIKTSFNSDGAGREIVSYSWASNERLVMINQKETGWLDGQNTAPRLVAGNIDGSKRHELWHFQRADLRILSPLPEDPKHILVGKYHFTDKGGMKLNRMNVFSGNLRNITGSPKPHGSSNSVIRSISLDTKDVARAAFEYDPVDKNNDDDDVSYLHFRVDDKWELLSLPSSRKTMPSVGTIGFNKDNTKFYFVSNHDLDHDGVLGLFELDFLTKKIKFLFRHPDVDILGAVKGPNGEVIAAYYEAGYPDYYYIQEPGNEKEINFHKSLRASFKHEDITISSYASDGSMATLRVSSDRNPGDYYIFDRKNNSAKYLGSSMPHIKPKEMATVEPFTLTARDGLKMYGQMTIPKGKELKDLPLVVYPHGGPYGVKDDWRWDRRAQLLANNGYLVLQLNFRGSGGYGKQFREKGRAQWGSKMQDDLTDATLWAINQGYADKERVCIHGVSYGGYAALQAVVKEPDLYKCSIPDAGIYEIRLQWDEADSFRYDRAAGERYLKWMLGSNDEERIKERSPAYHVDKLKAALFLVHGSEDVRVPIENAYFLEEKLKEAGKPYEKLYKKDGHGFQKVEYRVELYDKMLKFLDKHIGE; this is encoded by the coding sequence ATGAAGTACTTACTCTCAATTTTATTGACAACTATCAGTTTTATAGCTCTCTCCGCAGATAAAGTTACATTGGAAAGCTTTGCCGAAAAGTCCAAATTTAATAGCTTCAAAATATCCCCAGATGGTAAGCATATTGCTTTTACCTATGATGATGATAGAGAAGATCAAGATCGGTTAGCGGTTATGGAGTTAGCTACCAAAAAGATTAAAACTTCTTTTAACTCCGATGGGGCTGGGCGTGAAATTGTTTCTTATTCTTGGGCAAGTAATGAGCGATTAGTGATGATTAACCAAAAAGAAACGGGTTGGTTAGATGGTCAAAATACTGCGCCGCGCCTTGTAGCTGGGAATATTGACGGTAGCAAGCGTCATGAATTATGGCACTTCCAACGGGCGGATTTAAGAATCTTATCGCCGCTTCCTGAGGATCCCAAGCATATTTTAGTGGGTAAGTATCATTTTACCGATAAAGGTGGGATGAAATTAAATCGCATGAATGTGTTTAGCGGAAATTTACGTAACATTACCGGCTCGCCGAAGCCTCATGGCTCCTCGAATTCAGTCATTCGATCGATTTCATTAGATACTAAGGATGTTGCCCGAGCGGCATTTGAATACGATCCCGTTGACAAAAATAATGATGACGATGATGTTTCTTATTTACATTTTAGAGTGGATGATAAGTGGGAGTTACTCTCTTTACCGTCCTCTAGAAAAACTATGCCGTCTGTTGGCACTATTGGCTTTAATAAAGACAACACCAAGTTTTATTTTGTATCCAATCACGATCTAGATCATGATGGTGTCTTGGGTTTATTTGAACTTGACTTCTTAACCAAAAAAATCAAGTTTTTATTCCGTCACCCTGATGTCGATATTTTAGGTGCGGTAAAAGGGCCCAATGGTGAGGTAATAGCTGCTTATTATGAAGCTGGATATCCTGATTACTATTATATTCAAGAGCCTGGCAATGAGAAAGAAATAAACTTCCATAAATCCCTGCGTGCCAGTTTTAAGCACGAAGATATTACTATCAGCTCATATGCTAGTGATGGTTCTATGGCGACTCTAAGAGTTAGTAGTGATAGAAACCCTGGTGACTACTATATTTTTGATCGAAAGAATAATTCGGCTAAGTACCTTGGCAGCTCAATGCCACATATCAAGCCAAAAGAAATGGCTACAGTAGAGCCCTTTACTCTAACCGCTAGAGATGGCTTGAAGATGTATGGGCAGATGACCATACCTAAAGGCAAAGAGTTAAAAGATCTTCCACTAGTTGTTTACCCGCATGGCGGCCCCTACGGAGTTAAAGATGATTGGCGCTGGGATAGAAGAGCGCAACTGCTTGCCAATAACGGTTACTTGGTACTTCAGCTGAACTTCCGAGGTTCAGGTGGCTACGGTAAACAGTTCAGAGAAAAGGGTAGAGCGCAGTGGGGTTCGAAAATGCAAGATGATCTCACGGATGCAACACTTTGGGCGATCAATCAAGGTTATGCGGATAAGGAGCGAGTGTGTATTCATGGAGTGAGTTATGGCGGTTATGCTGCTTTGCAAGCTGTTGTGAAAGAGCCTGATTTGTATAAATGTTCGATTCCAGATGCTGGGATTTATGAGATTAGGCTACAGTGGGATGAAGCTGACAGTTTTCGATATGATAGAGCAGCTGGAGAGCGGTATTTAAAATGGATGCTTGGTTCTAATGACGAAGAACGAATCAAAGAACGTTCCCCTGCGTACCATGTAGATAAATTGAAGGCGGCATTATTTCTTGTCCATGGCTCCGAAGACGTTCGTGTTCCCATTGAAAACGCCTATTTCTTAGAAGAAAAACTAAAAGAGGCGGGTAAGCCTTATGAAAAGTTGTATAAAAAAGATGGCCACGGTTTCCAGAAAGTAGAATATAGAGTTGAGTTATATGACAAGATGCTTAAGTTCTTAGACAAACATATTGGCGAATAG
- a CDS encoding cytochrome b → MASEQSSYDFSIKLLHWTSAILVIGLFTLGLWMVELDYYHKWYQTAPHWHRSFGILLMLLTVFRLWIKLVQPKVRPLESHQIWERALAKVIHWLLYVGLLVLFISGYLISTADGESIKVFNWFEVPALLELEDKDDLSGTVHKYVAYGFIGLVLLHILGALKHHFIDKDETFSRMLGRKLS, encoded by the coding sequence ATGGCATCTGAACAAAGCAGCTATGATTTTTCTATAAAACTGTTGCACTGGACGAGTGCCATTTTGGTAATTGGTCTCTTTACTTTGGGGCTATGGATGGTGGAGTTGGATTATTACCATAAATGGTATCAAACTGCGCCTCATTGGCATCGCAGTTTTGGTATCTTATTAATGCTCTTAACGGTGTTTCGATTATGGATAAAACTAGTTCAGCCAAAAGTTCGCCCCTTAGAAAGTCATCAGATATGGGAGCGGGCTTTAGCGAAAGTTATTCACTGGTTATTATATGTCGGCTTATTAGTATTATTTATTAGCGGTTATTTGATTTCCACCGCCGACGGCGAGTCAATAAAGGTTTTTAATTGGTTCGAAGTTCCTGCTTTACTAGAGTTAGAAGATAAAGACGATCTCTCTGGTACGGTTCACAAATATGTTGCCTACGGCTTTATAGGATTGGTATTACTTCATATTTTGGGCGCTCTAAAACATCATTTTATCGATAAAGATGAAACATTCAGCCGTATGCTTGGTCGAAAACTCAGTTAA
- a CDS encoding YceI family protein → MNIVKSTIMTLAASASLGLAVPQAAFADTYKIDDNTQGAHAFVQFRVKHLGYSWLYGRFNDFSGSFNYDPAKPEASSIEVTVDMNSVDSNHAERDKHIRSSDFLDVKKYPQASFKSTSFEPTDEGGLMKGELTFFGNTVPVEVMVDTIGGGKDPWGGYRQGFEATATIKPADFGLDLTKRLGPSTSEVELTISVEGVKQ, encoded by the coding sequence ATGAATATTGTTAAATCTACCATAATGACATTAGCGGCTAGTGCTAGTTTGGGTCTAGCCGTACCACAGGCTGCTTTTGCCGACACTTACAAAATTGATGATAACACTCAAGGTGCGCATGCTTTTGTGCAGTTTCGGGTAAAGCATTTAGGTTACAGTTGGCTCTACGGACGTTTTAACGACTTTTCTGGCAGTTTTAATTACGATCCAGCAAAGCCTGAAGCGAGTTCGATAGAAGTGACTGTTGATATGAATAGTGTGGACTCTAATCATGCTGAACGAGATAAACATATTCGCTCCAGTGACTTCTTGGATGTAAAAAAATACCCTCAAGCCTCTTTTAAAAGTACCAGTTTTGAGCCGACCGACGAAGGCGGTTTAATGAAAGGTGAGCTGACATTCTTCGGTAACACTGTGCCAGTTGAAGTGATGGTGGATACGATTGGTGGTGGTAAAGATCCTTGGGGTGGTTATCGTCAGGGTTTTGAAGCAACAGCGACCATTAAACCTGCAGATTTTGGTCTTGATCTGACCAAGAGGCTAGGACCATCCACCAGTGAAGTAGAGTTAACCATTTCGGTTGAAGGGGTTAAGCAATAG
- a CDS encoding DUF3016 domain-containing protein translates to MKKTIIASIVLVVLGTSNVNADVSVTWENPDNYSDIDGGEQSQKKFQAEVTKQLEAYIVELSKRLAEGQKLSIKVTDLDLAGEVLPGFSQGLNSPRDMRVVKRVYFPTMDLEYQLTDSQGAILKSGSAELKDISFQDNIQSYQKARDPLAHEKDMIKEWFDKTFSQRVATK, encoded by the coding sequence ATGAAAAAGACCATTATTGCGAGTATTGTATTGGTTGTACTCGGCACTTCGAATGTTAATGCTGATGTTAGCGTAACTTGGGAAAACCCTGATAACTATAGTGATATTGATGGCGGTGAGCAAAGCCAGAAAAAGTTTCAAGCTGAGGTAACAAAACAGTTGGAAGCATATATAGTTGAGCTTTCTAAGAGATTAGCAGAGGGGCAAAAGTTATCTATAAAGGTAACAGATTTGGACTTGGCGGGCGAGGTTTTACCTGGTTTTTCCCAAGGTTTAAATTCTCCCAGAGATATGCGCGTTGTAAAACGAGTGTATTTCCCGACGATGGATCTTGAATACCAGTTGACAGATTCGCAAGGTGCGATACTAAAGTCTGGTAGTGCTGAATTAAAAGATATATCCTTTCAAGATAACATCCAGTCTTATCAAAAAGCTCGTGATCCGCTGGCTCATGAGAAAGATATGATCAAAGAGTGGTTTGATAAAACATTTTCCCAACGAGTGGCAACCAAGTGA
- a CDS encoding SDR family NAD(P)-dependent oxidoreductase, translating into MYKTILITGATDGIGFATAKMLVAAGHHLLLHGRSDKKLLETKQKLLTDNPDVQLDTYLADLSDLKRVNSFADEVLTKHQHLDVLINNAGVLKSENPITQDGLDIRFVVNCIAPYLLTKKLRPILTESSRVINLSSAAQAPLDFAALVGDKRALNDMDVYAQSKVAITSWSRTLGLESPPEAAVIAVNPGSLLASNMVKQGFGIAGSDINIGAEILKRAALSDEFASASGQYYDNDSQQFAKPHSNAVDATVAQRLIEAMDKIIAELV; encoded by the coding sequence GTGTACAAGACAATTTTAATTACCGGCGCGACTGATGGAATTGGCTTCGCCACAGCGAAAATGCTGGTGGCAGCAGGGCATCATCTGCTACTTCATGGTCGCAGCGATAAAAAACTGCTGGAAACTAAACAGAAATTACTGACCGATAATCCTGATGTTCAATTAGACACTTATCTAGCAGATTTATCTGATTTAAAGCGAGTGAACTCTTTTGCTGATGAGGTATTAACAAAGCACCAACATTTGGATGTGTTAATAAATAATGCTGGCGTTTTAAAGTCAGAGAATCCGATTACTCAGGATGGCTTAGATATTCGTTTTGTGGTTAATTGTATTGCTCCCTATTTACTAACGAAAAAATTAAGGCCAATCTTAACCGAATCTAGCCGAGTCATTAATCTTTCTTCGGCAGCCCAAGCGCCGCTGGACTTTGCGGCTTTGGTTGGTGACAAGCGAGCATTAAACGATATGGATGTGTATGCGCAAAGCAAGGTAGCGATAACCAGTTGGTCGCGAACCCTTGGATTAGAGTCGCCACCAGAAGCAGCGGTCATTGCAGTTAATCCTGGCTCCTTGTTGGCGAGCAATATGGTAAAGCAAGGATTTGGGATCGCTGGTAGTGATATTAACATTGGCGCGGAAATCTTAAAGCGCGCGGCTTTATCGGATGAATTTGCCAGCGCCTCAGGCCAGTATTATGATAATGATTCCCAGCAGTTTGCTAAGCCGCATTCTAATGCAGTCGATGCCACTGTAGCGCAGCGATTAATTGAAGCCATGGATAAGATCATTGCTGAACTCGTTTGA
- a CDS encoding putative quinol monooxygenase yields MSRLTIFAKIKAKSDEVELVKSELMQLVSISQAEPGCIQYHLYQDNGDPSYFIIHEVWQSRDYWEKHVNRQHLADYLKAVDGAVEEFSLKETTAIG; encoded by the coding sequence ATGTCGAGATTAACCATTTTTGCTAAGATCAAAGCAAAATCAGATGAGGTTGAATTAGTCAAATCAGAATTAATGCAACTCGTCAGTATCAGCCAAGCAGAGCCTGGTTGTATTCAATATCATTTATACCAAGACAATGGTGATCCAAGTTACTTTATTATTCACGAAGTTTGGCAATCGCGAGATTATTGGGAAAAACACGTCAATCGCCAGCACTTAGCTGATTATTTAAAAGCTGTTGATGGGGCGGTTGAAGAGTTTAGTCTGAAAGAAACTACTGCTATAGGATGA
- a CDS encoding di-heme-cytochrome C peroxidase: MRQLYYHTSQGTAMLPYHLYIHLEQADSRELISSDKFTEKVGLIPNKKDPNLNPEGLPIGLAKIDVKDGMFKGEWVGFTCSACHNGQLFYKGKKIRIDGGSNHMFSMPNYAREIRKAMAATLADEDKLDRLMDRAEGEVDMTRAEMREELTIIGKYLDYYSDKINQSPYSFGPGRMDALTQIHNTLVGGYLEIPENVEMTMAPTKSPLVWNAPQSAWVQWSAVFDNPIYRNLGESLGAMVRVNLDKSKGELYEATVNLKGQIELEDWLRELAPPKWPEKVLGKIDQKLAMKGKTLVQENCASCHSSYPHRWSNPRKMGKRFIENAVVPQEYVGTDPQQFESGALDSRPKFLAGIMSDILPEPYTGGQAAPSMVLQDTMKYGVAKKYLKQLNLSEEEFLSATNYVSGKDPAPPAPSYKASPLDGLWAAPPYLHNSSVPTMYDLLLPAAERPKTFYHGRDYDPKKMGLDTSGKSGKFVVDTSNIGSSNAGHSFENKKLGNGVVGRAFSEEERWAIIEYLKTLPNEEGQVTPYGGPENPVEAWKDDSFFNKQYKGWYDASDAYKDGDGYGSKKK, translated from the coding sequence ATGCGACAGCTTTATTATCACACTTCGCAAGGTACAGCGATGCTGCCTTATCATCTCTACATCCATTTAGAGCAGGCGGATAGCCGTGAGCTGATTTCTTCAGATAAATTTACTGAAAAAGTGGGTTTGATTCCGAACAAAAAAGATCCTAACTTAAACCCGGAAGGCTTGCCGATTGGTTTGGCTAAGATTGACGTTAAGGATGGAATGTTTAAAGGCGAATGGGTGGGTTTTACCTGTTCCGCTTGTCACAACGGTCAGTTATTTTATAAAGGTAAAAAGATCCGGATTGATGGCGGTTCTAATCATATGTTCAGTATGCCCAACTATGCGCGAGAAATTCGTAAAGCGATGGCGGCGACTTTGGCCGATGAAGATAAGCTTGATCGCCTTATGGACCGGGCTGAAGGTGAGGTAGATATGACGCGTGCAGAGATGCGCGAAGAGTTAACAATTATCGGCAAATATCTAGATTATTACAGCGATAAAATTAATCAAAGTCCTTACAGTTTTGGTCCCGGTCGAATGGATGCTTTAACTCAGATCCACAACACATTAGTGGGTGGTTATTTAGAAATTCCTGAGAATGTTGAAATGACTATGGCACCCACCAAATCCCCTTTGGTTTGGAATGCCCCACAGTCAGCATGGGTTCAATGGTCAGCAGTTTTTGATAACCCTATCTATCGAAACCTTGGCGAGTCGCTGGGCGCTATGGTGCGCGTTAATTTAGATAAAAGCAAAGGTGAGCTGTACGAAGCGACGGTGAACCTAAAAGGTCAAATTGAACTGGAAGATTGGCTGCGCGAGTTAGCTCCGCCAAAATGGCCGGAGAAAGTTCTAGGAAAGATAGATCAAAAGTTAGCGATGAAAGGCAAGACTTTGGTGCAAGAAAATTGTGCTTCATGCCACTCCTCTTATCCGCACCGTTGGTCGAACCCTCGAAAAATGGGTAAACGCTTTATTGAGAATGCGGTGGTGCCGCAAGAATATGTGGGAACTGATCCGCAACAGTTTGAATCAGGCGCTTTGGATAGCAGACCAAAATTCTTGGCTGGTATTATGTCCGATATATTGCCGGAACCTTATACCGGCGGACAGGCTGCTCCGTCAATGGTTTTGCAAGATACTATGAAGTATGGCGTTGCCAAAAAGTATCTTAAGCAACTTAACCTTTCGGAAGAAGAGTTTTTGTCCGCCACTAACTATGTCTCCGGCAAGGATCCTGCACCGCCAGCGCCATCTTACAAGGCTTCGCCTTTAGATGGTTTATGGGCAGCGCCGCCTTACTTGCATAACAGCTCTGTACCTACTATGTACGATTTATTGTTGCCAGCAGCAGAGCGTCCTAAGACTTTTTATCACGGACGTGATTATGACCCCAAAAAAATGGGACTTGATACTAGCGGTAAGTCAGGAAAGTTTGTAGTTGATACTAGCAACATCGGTTCTTCCAATGCGGGTCACTCTTTTGAAAATAAGAAGCTCGGTAATGGTGTGGTTGGTCGTGCTTTTAGCGAAGAAGAACGTTGGGCAATTATTGAATATTTAAAAACATTACCGAATGAAGAAGGGCAGGTTACTCCCTACGGAGGCCCCGAAAATCCCGTCGAGGCTTGGAAGGATGATAGTTTCTTTAACAAGCAATACAAGGGTTGGTACGATGCCAGCGATGCTTACAAAGACGGCGATGGTTACGGTTCCAAAAAAAAATAG
- a CDS encoding catalase family protein — protein sequence MRRSYGEGETVQRDAHAKTHGLVKAKFKVVDDLPDELRYGVFAEPKSFDAVIRFSASSQLAQPDTEAQPHGMAIKLLGVEGKKLLKGMEDAKTQDFVMINFPTFFVADLETYIETERVVSAASAGKTADLEGELKVFAKKNPQAVTIAEKMAANPFNNPFEAQYWSQTPYRLGPNAIKFSAKPITGSSNKKPKGELGPLYLREAMIDTISNKTVKFEFLVQVQKDPDKQPIEDPTVEWKESDTKPIRVAIIEIPVQDISSDKNLMVAEQLSFAAWHSLPEHRPLGSMNRARRVVYEGGTILRHKMNKMERSEPTTMPSW from the coding sequence ATGCGCCGCAGTTATGGTGAAGGCGAAACTGTGCAAAGGGATGCACATGCCAAAACTCATGGTTTAGTAAAAGCTAAGTTTAAGGTAGTGGATGATTTGCCTGATGAGCTGCGATACGGCGTTTTTGCAGAGCCTAAAAGTTTTGATGCGGTAATCCGCTTTTCAGCCTCGAGTCAACTGGCTCAACCTGACACCGAAGCGCAGCCGCATGGTATGGCGATAAAATTGCTTGGGGTGGAAGGCAAGAAGTTGCTAAAGGGTATGGAAGATGCCAAGACGCAAGATTTTGTGATGATTAACTTTCCAACCTTTTTTGTCGCTGATCTTGAAACTTATATCGAAACGGAGCGAGTAGTTTCTGCGGCGAGCGCAGGAAAAACTGCTGATTTAGAAGGTGAGTTAAAAGTTTTCGCCAAAAAAAATCCTCAAGCTGTAACGATAGCAGAAAAGATGGCTGCGAATCCTTTTAATAATCCTTTTGAGGCTCAATACTGGAGTCAAACCCCTTATCGCTTAGGGCCAAATGCAATTAAGTTTTCGGCAAAGCCGATAACTGGCAGTAGTAATAAAAAACCTAAAGGAGAGTTAGGGCCACTCTATTTAAGGGAAGCAATGATCGATACGATTAGTAACAAAACGGTTAAGTTTGAATTTTTGGTACAGGTGCAAAAAGATCCTGACAAACAACCGATTGAAGATCCTACTGTTGAGTGGAAAGAGTCAGACACTAAACCGATAAGAGTGGCTATCATTGAAATTCCGGTTCAAGATATATCCAGTGATAAAAACTTAATGGTCGCGGAGCAGCTGTCATTTGCTGCTTGGCACTCTTTACCAGAGCATCGGCCGCTGGGTTCTATGAACCGAGCGCGGCGGGTAGTCTATGAAGGCGGCACCATCTTACGGCACAAGATGAATAAGATGGAAAGATCAGAACCTACGACAATGCCATCCTGGTAA
- a CDS encoding DUF6538 domain-containing protein — MKGNKYLVKRGNKFYLRMPLSKELSLVLGRNEIKRSLKTTDKPRAILKGSLYYYFTKKCSGLDKQLNNQRDRKGSSVASCC; from the coding sequence GTGAAAGGAAATAAATACCTCGTAAAGCGTGGCAATAAGTTCTACCTTAGGATGCCACTAAGCAAGGAGCTTAGCTTGGTACTAGGACGCAATGAAATCAAGCGTTCACTAAAGACTACCGACAAACCTAGAGCCATACTTAAAGGCTCACTGTATTATTACTTCACGAAGAAGTGTAGTGGACTAGACAAACAGTTAAACAATCAGCGTGACCGAAAGGGATCTTCGGTTGCCTCTTGTTGCTAG
- a CDS encoding PP2C family serine/threonine-protein phosphatase gives MTHSNISKIDFAMLSHQGIERENNDDKVFASAEMGLWILSDGVGGLAQGEQASQFVVDEVSKSIGKGLNLDTAVHSAHSVIKAYNRHETEDRGATVVTLLNKGLSYDIAWVGDSRAYLWNSQKQTLSQLTEDHTLVQKLVNAGLLSVEDAKTHPKRHVITQCLGIEDQHQLNIGLLQRKWKFGETILMVSDGLYDELSDAEIGACLASSSNNQSKAERLIEYACKKGGKDNLSLILINSPVKEPELKAGSEMANKFSDWLNIFRKR, from the coding sequence ATGACGCATTCTAATATTTCAAAAATTGATTTTGCGATGCTTTCCCATCAGGGTATCGAGCGCGAAAATAACGATGATAAGGTATTCGCTTCTGCTGAAATGGGCTTATGGATCTTGTCAGATGGTGTCGGTGGTCTCGCTCAAGGGGAGCAAGCTAGCCAGTTTGTGGTGGATGAAGTCAGTAAGTCTATTGGTAAAGGTTTAAATCTCGATACAGCGGTTCATTCGGCTCACTCAGTGATTAAAGCTTATAATCGCCACGAAACCGAAGATCGTGGCGCTACAGTAGTAACTTTGCTCAACAAAGGTTTGAGCTATGATATTGCTTGGGTCGGTGATAGTCGTGCTTATTTGTGGAATTCGCAAAAACAGACCTTAAGTCAGCTAACCGAAGATCATACTTTGGTCCAAAAGCTGGTGAATGCGGGCTTGCTCAGCGTTGAAGATGCGAAAACTCATCCTAAGCGACATGTCATTACCCAGTGCTTAGGGATTGAGGATCAGCACCAACTCAATATTGGCTTACTACAGCGTAAGTGGAAGTTTGGCGAAACCATTTTAATGGTTAGTGATGGTCTTTACGATGAACTTAGTGATGCTGAGATCGGTGCTTGTTTAGCTAGCTCTAGCAATAACCAATCTAAAGCAGAACGCTTGATCGAATATGCATGTAAAAAAGGTGGAAAGGATAATCTATCATTAATCTTAATTAACTCGCCGGTCAAAGAGCCTGAGCTTAAAGCCGGTAGTGAAATGGCTAATAAATTCAGCGATTGGCTGAACATTTTTAGAAAGAGGTAG
- a CDS encoding FHA domain-containing protein, which yields MSNDKKSEPTNNTHKQKEYREDKAGPQGTLVFDSAKVDKMIAEEIQKQENDGTKVAALVATTKPHIGEQYILQQGKNTIGRGKGNTVTIYDPAASSVHAQITFHANEWKILNLLSSNGTIVNGEKITDRTLSFGDKILIGHTEFLFTLVDEKSVQETVEKTPINWFALSAAGVGILAILIVLFLVA from the coding sequence ATGTCTAACGATAAAAAATCCGAGCCAACCAATAATACTCACAAGCAAAAAGAATATCGCGAAGATAAAGCTGGGCCGCAAGGTACCTTGGTTTTTGATTCGGCAAAAGTGGATAAAATGATTGCTGAAGAAATCCAAAAGCAAGAAAACGATGGTACTAAAGTAGCTGCCTTAGTCGCGACCACTAAACCGCATATTGGTGAACAGTATATTTTGCAGCAAGGGAAAAATACTATTGGTCGTGGCAAAGGTAATACGGTTACCATTTATGATCCTGCCGCTTCTTCGGTGCATGCGCAAATTACCTTTCATGCTAACGAATGGAAAATTCTAAATTTACTATCTTCCAACGGCACCATTGTTAATGGCGAAAAAATTACCGACAGAACCTTATCCTTCGGCGATAAGATTTTGATTGGCCATACCGAGTTCTTATTTACCTTGGTCGATGAAAAGTCGGTTCAAGAAACGGTAGAAAAAACTCCCATCAATTGGTTCGCTTTGTCAGCTGCTGGGGTTGGTATTTTGGCAATTTTAATCGTGCTTTTTTTAGTCGCTTAG